The Candidatus Omnitrophota bacterium genome includes a window with the following:
- a CDS encoding silent information regulator protein Sir2, which translates to MNARSFFQLSIFLSMFAISGWTEENLDRGMIALERPDGVYIGWRSLISDPPDMKFDLTRENEEANTPKRLTLTDNSTNYIDAKTEKGKKYLYKLLTTKEKVLAQCEITVTGEAKNYISIPLQGDYDFQKFTVADLDGDGELEYLVKQPNFNTDPYQQPGYWKRSEDTYKIEAYKRDGTLIWRYDMGWAIEEGIWYSPWIVYDVDGDGKAEVYCKAGEGDPREPTGQVMSGPEYLVKIDGQTGKVVAKTDWLPRDGYQDYNRYCRNFLAVAYLDGKTPSLIMQRGTYRLIRTKALDKDFKELWLWQADADNKDYQGQGSHGLIAADVDGDGRDELVIGAAVIDDNGKNLWTLKMGHPDFTYVADIDPSNPGLEIFYGFETRQPKDGLCVVDAKTGRKLWAHPDPTFHIHGQGMAADVLAQYPGMEVYGGERDYDKRWFYNAKGELIKLYEKTTLTPRALWWDADPQKEVVWDGAIRDWDGDAQQKVEGTVIAAVDCLGDAREELVTSLKGEIRIYSTTIPTKERRTCLLQDRQYRLGIAAQTMGYYYPAQLGEFRK; encoded by the coding sequence ATGAACGCTCGTTCGTTTTTCCAATTATCCATTTTTTTATCCATGTTTGCGATTTCGGGATGGACGGAAGAAAACCTTGATCGCGGCATGATTGCCCTGGAACGTCCTGATGGCGTCTATATCGGCTGGCGCAGTCTGATTAGCGATCCGCCGGATATGAAGTTCGATCTAACTCGTGAAAATGAAGAGGCGAATACTCCCAAACGCCTAACATTGACGGACAATTCAACGAATTATATTGACGCCAAAACGGAAAAAGGAAAAAAATATCTATACAAATTACTAACCACGAAGGAAAAAGTACTTGCCCAATGCGAAATTACTGTTACGGGCGAAGCCAAAAATTATATCAGCATCCCCCTTCAAGGCGATTACGATTTCCAAAAATTCACCGTGGCCGATCTCGATGGCGACGGTGAATTGGAATATCTCGTCAAGCAGCCAAATTTCAACACTGATCCCTATCAACAGCCTGGCTATTGGAAGCGCAGCGAGGATACTTACAAAATCGAAGCCTACAAACGCGATGGAACTTTGATATGGCGCTACGACATGGGTTGGGCTATCGAGGAAGGAATCTGGTATTCGCCCTGGATCGTCTACGATGTTGACGGCGACGGCAAAGCGGAGGTCTACTGCAAGGCGGGCGAGGGCGATCCCCGCGAGCCAACGGGACAGGTCATGTCCGGGCCGGAATATCTGGTTAAAATCGATGGACAAACGGGAAAAGTCGTTGCCAAAACCGATTGGCTGCCCCGCGACGGCTATCAGGATTACAACCGCTACTGCCGCAACTTTCTCGCCGTCGCCTATCTCGACGGCAAAACGCCCTCCCTTATCATGCAGCGCGGTACCTATCGCCTGATCCGAACAAAAGCATTGGACAAAGATTTCAAGGAACTATGGCTCTGGCAAGCCGACGCAGACAATAAGGATTATCAAGGCCAAGGTTCGCATGGTCTGATCGCGGCGGACGTAGACGGCGATGGACGCGATGAATTGGTCATTGGCGCCGCCGTCATCGACGATAATGGCAAAAATTTATGGACGTTGAAAATGGGACATCCCGATTTTACTTACGTCGCCGATATCGATCCCAGCAATCCCGGCTTGGAAATCTTCTACGGCTTCGAAACCCGTCAGCCAAAAGACGGCCTTTGCGTCGTGGATGCCAAAACCGGGCGCAAACTATGGGCGCATCCAGATCCGACGTTTCATATCCACGGCCAAGGCATGGCCGCCGACGTGCTGGCGCAATATCCGGGAATGGAGGTTTACGGCGGCGAGCGGGATTACGACAAACGCTGGTTCTACAACGCCAAGGGCGAATTGATTAAACTCTACGAAAAAACAACATTGACTCCCCGCGCTCTTTGGTGGGACGCCGATCCCCAGAAAGAGGTCGTCTGGGACGGCGCCATTCGCGATTGGGACGGCGATGCTCAACAAAAAGTGGAAGGAACCGTCATCGCCGCCGTCGATTGCCTGGGCGATGCCCGCGAGGAACTCGTAACCTCCCTTAAAGGCGAAATACGCATCTATTCCACCACGATTCCAACCAAAGAACGCCGTACTTGCCTGTTGCAGGATCGTCAATACCGCCTTGGAATCGCCGCTCAGACGATGGGGTATTACTACCCCGCTCAGTTAGGCGAATTTAGGAAATAA
- a CDS encoding tyrosine recombinase XerC, with product MYLSHAITQFLDNLTARERRSPKTVENYGRDLSLLQDYLRESGYEAAVNAEGELDYAIEQIDALALRGFLSYLLSRGNSPRSINRRLSALRMFFDYLIRRGALGADPSAALSSMKQKKTLPVFLDQTKAEELVEYPYPISEDSPEIALRDHAMLEVLYASGMRVSSLVGLNLSDIDLQAGALRIHAKRNKEQTLPLGGPAMEALNQYLKVRKKLLLAPAVENQCKDPQALFLGRFGERLTARGVQLRLKKYALALGLGKTTPHSLRHSCATHLLENGADLRFVQEILGHSRLSTTQQYTHVTLSRIQEVYQNAHPRSTKKNNS from the coding sequence ATGTACTTGAGCCATGCCATAACGCAATTTCTCGATAATTTAACAGCCAGGGAAAGGCGCTCTCCAAAGACCGTCGAAAATTACGGGCGCGACCTTTCTTTATTGCAGGATTATTTGCGCGAATCGGGTTATGAAGCCGCAGTTAACGCCGAGGGAGAACTAGATTACGCCATCGAACAAATCGACGCTCTCGCGCTGCGCGGATTTTTGTCATACTTGCTGAGCCGGGGCAATTCGCCCCGTTCCATCAACCGCCGACTCTCCGCTCTGCGCATGTTCTTCGATTATCTTATCCGGCGCGGAGCGCTCGGCGCCGATCCTTCCGCCGCTCTGTCATCCATGAAACAGAAAAAGACGCTTCCTGTTTTTCTCGATCAGACGAAAGCGGAAGAACTGGTCGAGTACCCCTATCCTATCTCTGAGGATTCCCCCGAAATCGCTCTGCGCGACCACGCCATGTTGGAAGTACTCTACGCCTCTGGAATGCGAGTCTCTTCGTTGGTCGGCCTCAATCTCTCCGACATCGATCTGCAAGCGGGGGCCTTACGCATCCACGCCAAGAGAAATAAGGAACAAACTCTCCCCCTCGGCGGTCCGGCGATGGAGGCGTTGAACCAGTATTTGAAAGTACGCAAAAAACTGTTGCTCGCTCCCGCCGTGGAAAATCAATGCAAAGATCCGCAAGCCCTCTTTCTTGGCCGCTTCGGTGAACGCCTAACCGCGCGCGGCGTACAATTGCGCTTGAAGAAATACGCCCTCGCCCTCGGTTTGGGCAAAACCACGCCGCATTCTCTGCGCCATTCCTGCGCTACCCATCTGTTGGAAAACGGGGCCGATTTGCGCTTTGTCCAGGAAATACTCGGCCATAGCCGCCTTTCCACGACACAGCAATATACGCACGTCACCCTCAGCCGCATACAGGAAGTCTACCAAAACGCCCATCCGCGATCGACAAAAAAAAATAATTCTTAA
- a CDS encoding ABC transporter permease encodes MGINKAFGPSSLAPALWRSRPRLFNNPVILRELVAHLRKKSSFLYLFLFLAFGALIFLFLFFDMNRSGAIYAPGKEIRIRQFFLVFSIAEGAFISLLVPLISGSAFNLERERDTWDLLRSTPINASSLFMGKFLSSMLFVWLLFLSHAAFYGLFFFLGAVSPKEVVVLFLLLSEAAIIMALIGLCCSLFWKRPLESIAAAYFIGFFYFAVMPFIREGMYNARHCPEMAASPVVLVVEYLLAVPQFNELSPWLRSHLTAVHAAWAFGLIVFLFLLGVTLIRRSTEPRPSRWSKIAFWRHLQRPIFTSKKSVPMILFSDKNPIIHKELRPLRRSVFKRIRTTLFYFFLGLCWIEIGIELKLKNAWCSSLFLWTLLVPFLSIPYAAYGIRGEKDKNTWDLLRTTTLSSTKILQGKTRSGWFLFHWKFWSAAALLYLIGLCSLIFENSHSPSNMVLATYWIVSIIVSYVSAALYSAFALYCSAAMRKTISAYAVSFFLAIGLVIGPYLLLIFYAIMMGNDRDIVVISAYISPLFLIGTHKGFKTIPDASWLPAFLFQTIWMLAASRFLYSRTLKNLNKAEE; translated from the coding sequence ATGGGAATCAACAAAGCGTTCGGCCCTTCATCCTTGGCTCCTGCTTTATGGCGCAGCCGTCCCCGACTCTTCAACAATCCCGTCATCCTGCGTGAACTCGTCGCCCATTTGCGCAAAAAAAGTTCTTTCCTTTATCTCTTCCTCTTTCTTGCCTTCGGCGCGCTTATCTTTCTTTTTCTTTTTTTTGACATGAACCGTTCCGGAGCCATCTATGCGCCAGGAAAGGAAATTAGAATCCGCCAATTTTTCCTCGTCTTCAGCATCGCCGAGGGCGCTTTCATCAGCCTGTTGGTTCCCTTAATAAGCGGTTCCGCTTTCAACCTGGAGCGCGAACGCGACACCTGGGACTTGCTGCGTTCGACGCCTATCAACGCCTCCAGCTTATTTATGGGAAAATTTCTCTCTTCCATGCTTTTCGTATGGCTTCTTTTCCTTTCCCATGCGGCGTTCTATGGCCTTTTTTTCTTTCTAGGCGCTGTTTCCCCCAAAGAAGTCGTCGTTCTTTTTCTCCTTTTATCGGAAGCTGCCATCATTATGGCGCTGATCGGTCTTTGCTGCTCCCTTTTCTGGAAACGTCCGCTGGAATCCATCGCCGCCGCTTATTTCATCGGTTTCTTTTATTTCGCTGTTATGCCCTTCATTCGCGAAGGAATGTACAACGCCCGCCATTGCCCGGAGATGGCGGCTTCTCCCGTCGTTCTCGTCGTCGAATATTTATTAGCGGTTCCCCAATTCAACGAACTCAGTCCCTGGCTGCGCTCTCATCTCACCGCCGTCCACGCCGCTTGGGCCTTTGGCCTTATCGTCTTCCTCTTTCTTCTTGGTGTTACGCTTATACGCCGTTCGACCGAACCTCGCCCCTCGCGATGGAGCAAAATAGCATTCTGGCGCCATCTTCAACGTCCCATTTTCACATCAAAAAAATCGGTTCCTATGATTCTTTTCAGCGATAAGAATCCCATTATTCATAAAGAATTACGTCCTCTGCGTAGATCCGTTTTCAAAAGAATTCGCACCACACTTTTTTATTTCTTCCTTGGATTATGTTGGATCGAAATAGGAATTGAATTGAAACTAAAGAATGCTTGGTGTTCATCGTTGTTTTTATGGACGCTGCTTGTTCCCTTTCTGTCCATACCTTATGCGGCATACGGCATCCGAGGCGAAAAAGACAAAAATACCTGGGATTTATTGCGAACTACTACTCTTTCCTCCACGAAAATTCTCCAGGGGAAGACGCGATCCGGATGGTTTCTTTTCCATTGGAAATTCTGGTCGGCCGCCGCGCTTCTCTATTTGATTGGACTTTGTTCGCTGATTTTTGAAAATTCCCATTCTCCATCCAATATGGTCCTAGCCACTTATTGGATCGTCTCCATCATCGTCAGTTACGTCTCGGCAGCCCTCTATTCCGCCTTCGCCCTCTATTGTTCAGCCGCCATGCGCAAAACGATTTCCGCCTACGCCGTTTCGTTTTTCTTAGCCATAGGTTTGGTGATCGGTCCTTATCTTTTACTTATCTTCTACGCCATTATGATGGGCAACGATCGCGACATCGTTGTTATTTCCGCCTATATTTCGCCGCTTTTCCTTATAGGAACCCATAAAGGCTTCAAAACGATCCCTGACGCTTCTTGGCTTCCCGCCTTTCTATTCCAAACCATCTGGATGCTCGCCGCTTCCCGATTCCTTTACAGCAGAACATTAAAAAACCTGAACAAGGCGGAGGAATAA
- a CDS encoding LapA family protein, whose product MLKDEQSLHRYKLIAICSALLLFGIFLGMNSTPTPVWIFGWKPQLPLIIIALICFLLGCVCGWFLCIINRRKAEEE is encoded by the coding sequence ATGTTGAAAGACGAACAATCGCTTCATCGTTACAAGTTAATCGCCATCTGCTCCGCCCTTTTGCTTTTCGGCATCTTTTTGGGAATGAACTCCACTCCCACGCCCGTATGGATATTCGGCTGGAAGCCCCAGCTGCCGCTGATTATTATCGCACTGATTTGTTTTCTTCTCGGATGCGTTTGCGGATGGTTCCTCTGCATCATCAACCGGCGTAAAGCGGAGGAGGAATAA
- a CDS encoding STAS domain-containing protein, translated as MRLVKKALGDAVLLQVSGSIMFADTSTLKTALHRLAKEGKKKIIVDISAMDSLNSQALASFLSGYKMLRDGTIAFAGANPHVARVFQVAKLDDLFPMFDSVEQAATSLNA; from the coding sequence ATGCGCCTGGTTAAAAAAGCCTTGGGCGATGCGGTGTTACTGCAAGTTTCCGGCTCCATTATGTTTGCGGATACTTCCACGCTGAAAACGGCGCTTCACCGGTTAGCCAAGGAAGGGAAAAAAAAGATTATCGTAGACATATCGGCAATGGATAGCCTGAACAGTCAAGCTTTGGCTTCCTTTTTGTCGGGGTACAAGATGCTGCGGGATGGCACCATCGCGTTTGCGGGCGCCAATCCTCATGTAGCGCGAGTTTTTCAAGTCGCCAAGCTGGACGACCTGTTTCCCATGTTCGATTCCGTGGAACAGGCGGCGACGAGTTTGAATGCGTAA